A single genomic interval of Bradyrhizobium sp. sBnM-33 harbors:
- a CDS encoding threonine synthase encodes MKDNDNLTIERPTFVTHLECAMEGDRYEADQIHNLSKAGKPLLVRYDLAGVKRALTKDALKERPADMWRYRELLPVRKVTDIVSLGEVTTPLIRLPKLAKKLGGGEIIVKDEGRLPTGSFKARGLVMAVSMGKALGIKHMAMPTNGNAGAALAAYATSCGIKTTIFCPADTPEVNVSEIELQGATVYRVNGLIDDCGKIVGEGKAKAGWFDTSTLKEPYRIEGKKTMGLELAEQLGWEMPDVIFYPTGGGTGLIGMWKAFAELEAIGFIGAKRPRMVAVQASGCAPMVRAFENGTEHAPRWEDAHTIASGIRVPQAVGDFLILRAVRESKGFAIAVPDEKISAALNEVAREEGLLLCPEGAATYAAYQQSLADGRVAKNDRVMLFNCATGLKYPLPPVTRTLDRHQPIDYAKL; translated from the coding sequence GTGAAAGACAACGACAATCTGACCATCGAACGTCCGACTTTCGTCACCCACCTCGAATGCGCGATGGAAGGAGATCGGTACGAGGCCGACCAGATCCACAACCTCTCCAAGGCCGGCAAGCCGCTGCTGGTGCGGTACGACCTGGCCGGCGTGAAGAGGGCACTGACCAAGGACGCGCTTAAGGAGCGTCCCGCTGACATGTGGCGCTACCGCGAACTGCTGCCGGTGCGGAAGGTCACCGACATCGTCAGTCTCGGCGAAGTGACGACGCCACTGATCCGACTTCCGAAGCTTGCGAAAAAACTCGGCGGGGGCGAGATTATTGTGAAAGACGAAGGACGGTTGCCGACCGGCTCGTTCAAGGCCCGCGGCCTTGTGATGGCCGTGTCGATGGGCAAGGCGCTCGGCATCAAGCACATGGCGATGCCGACCAACGGCAATGCGGGCGCCGCGCTTGCGGCATACGCCACTTCCTGCGGCATCAAGACGACGATCTTCTGCCCCGCCGACACGCCGGAGGTGAACGTCAGCGAGATCGAGCTGCAGGGCGCCACCGTCTATCGCGTCAACGGTCTGATCGACGATTGCGGCAAGATCGTCGGTGAGGGCAAGGCAAAAGCCGGCTGGTTCGATACCTCGACGCTGAAGGAGCCGTACCGGATCGAAGGCAAGAAGACGATGGGCCTCGAACTCGCCGAACAGCTCGGCTGGGAGATGCCTGACGTGATCTTCTATCCGACCGGCGGCGGTACCGGCCTGATCGGCATGTGGAAGGCGTTTGCCGAACTGGAAGCCATCGGCTTCATCGGCGCGAAGCGGCCGCGAATGGTGGCGGTGCAGGCGTCCGGCTGCGCGCCGATGGTGCGCGCCTTCGAGAACGGCACCGAGCACGCGCCGCGCTGGGAAGATGCCCATACCATTGCCTCGGGCATCCGTGTGCCGCAGGCGGTGGGAGATTTTCTGATCCTGCGTGCGGTCCGTGAAAGCAAAGGCTTTGCGATTGCGGTCCCGGACGAGAAGATTTCTGCTGCGCTCAACGAAGTCGCGCGCGAGGAGGGCCTGCTGTTGTGTCCGGAAGGGGCGGCGACGTATGCTGCCTATCAGCAAAGCCTTGCCGACGGCCGCGTGGCGAAGAACGATCGCGTCATGCTGTTCAATTGCGCGACAGGGCTTAAATATCCGCTGCCGCCGGTCACGCGCACGCTCGATCGCCATCAACCGATCGACTACGCCAAGCTGTAG
- a CDS encoding tripartite tricarboxylate transporter substrate binding protein BugD, with product MRRMVLAILAALLFAGPAFAQSFPSRPLTIIVPFSAGGPSDAMARILAERMKVTLGEQVLVENVTGAAGSVGVGRAVRSPPDGYTISFGHLGTHVANGAIYKLGYDLVTDLEPVALLPSNPMIIVSKKAVPATSLKEFVAWLKAQPTPATAGTAGAGSGSHIAGLYFENVTGIKLQYVPYRGTGPAMNDLVAGQIDMIVDQTSNSIGQVRAGNIRAYAITDSKRVESASDIPTVDEAGLPGFHMTLWSGLWVPKGTPKDVIAKLNAATVEALTDPAVRKQLENLGLQMPPKDKLTPEALGAWQKAEIEKWWPMIKAANVKVD from the coding sequence ATGCGAAGAATGGTTCTGGCCATACTTGCGGCTCTCCTGTTTGCCGGCCCCGCATTTGCGCAAAGCTTTCCCTCGCGTCCTCTCACCATCATCGTGCCGTTCTCTGCGGGCGGTCCGTCGGATGCGATGGCGCGGATTCTCGCCGAGCGCATGAAGGTTACGCTCGGCGAGCAGGTTCTGGTCGAGAACGTGACGGGAGCGGCCGGTTCGGTCGGCGTCGGCCGCGCGGTGCGTTCGCCGCCTGACGGTTACACGATCAGCTTCGGCCATCTCGGCACCCACGTCGCCAATGGCGCGATCTACAAGCTCGGCTACGACCTCGTCACTGACCTCGAACCGGTCGCGCTGCTTCCAAGCAATCCGATGATCATCGTCAGCAAGAAGGCGGTGCCCGCCACCTCGCTGAAGGAATTTGTGGCGTGGCTGAAGGCGCAGCCAACGCCGGCGACCGCGGGTACGGCCGGCGCCGGCTCCGGCAGCCATATCGCCGGGCTCTATTTCGAGAATGTCACTGGCATCAAGCTGCAATATGTGCCGTATCGCGGCACCGGTCCTGCGATGAACGATCTGGTCGCCGGCCAGATCGACATGATCGTCGACCAGACCTCCAATTCAATCGGGCAGGTGCGTGCAGGTAACATCCGCGCCTATGCCATTACCGATAGCAAGCGCGTGGAATCGGCGTCTGACATCCCGACCGTCGACGAAGCGGGATTGCCCGGATTCCACATGACGCTGTGGTCTGGCCTCTGGGTACCCAAGGGGACGCCGAAGGACGTTATCGCCAAGCTGAATGCGGCGACGGTGGAGGCGTTGACCGATCCGGCGGTGCGCAAGCAGCTTGAAAACCTCGGCCTGCAAATGCCGCCCAAGGACAAGCTCACGCCCGAAGCTCTCGGCGCCTGGCAAAAGGCCGAGATCGAAAAATGGTGGCCGATGATCAAGGCTGCCAACGTCAAGGTGGATTAG
- a CDS encoding hemolysin family protein: MSTSDDSLINILGIIAIIVLVGANGFFVASEFSLVAIRRSRVGQLVAGGRMNARALQRAITRLDYNLAACQLGITISSLALGWIGEPALAHLIEPLLVGPLGSGSTFGAHAIAIAIAFVILTMLHIVLGELAPKSLALQRTEITALLIVRPLVLFGFLFKPAIVCLNGLGNGVLRLAGLRPASEQETIHSPEEIKLLVAETEEAGLLARAQRNVVERIINITSREVSDIMTPRTDIDWTDANDSREEVLRAVRECRHEHVIVSRGSLDEIVGVIRKQDLLDQALDGEPLEPLAAVQQLLVLPESIPVLHAIERFKAQPARVGVIVDEYGTLQGIVTRTDLLEAIAGDLPDVGEDPAVVEQQDGTFLLDGKVAADEVLIRLKIGRRPEGDFHTLAGFAIALLGRIPAVGDQFAWEGWRFRIVELDGPRISKVLASRDSDPP; this comes from the coding sequence ATGTCCACGAGCGATGATAGTTTGATCAACATACTTGGAATCATCGCGATTATCGTACTCGTCGGTGCAAATGGTTTCTTCGTCGCGTCCGAATTTTCCCTCGTTGCGATACGCCGAAGCCGGGTAGGCCAGTTAGTCGCCGGCGGCCGCATGAATGCTCGGGCGCTGCAACGGGCCATTACTCGGCTCGACTACAATCTTGCGGCGTGCCAGCTTGGCATCACGATTTCCTCGCTGGCGCTGGGCTGGATCGGCGAGCCGGCCCTGGCCCACCTGATCGAGCCACTATTGGTTGGGCCTCTTGGATCCGGCTCGACGTTCGGCGCTCACGCGATTGCCATCGCGATTGCATTCGTCATCCTTACGATGCTTCACATCGTGCTTGGCGAACTTGCACCCAAGAGCCTCGCGCTGCAGCGAACAGAGATAACTGCGCTGCTGATCGTGCGACCGCTCGTGCTGTTCGGATTCCTGTTCAAGCCAGCCATCGTGTGCTTGAACGGGCTGGGCAACGGCGTTCTCCGCTTGGCCGGGTTGAGGCCGGCGAGCGAACAGGAAACGATCCACTCCCCAGAGGAAATAAAGCTCCTGGTAGCCGAAACCGAGGAAGCAGGCTTGCTCGCGCGCGCGCAGCGCAATGTCGTCGAGCGGATCATCAACATCACCAGTCGCGAGGTGAGCGACATCATGACCCCGCGGACGGATATCGACTGGACTGATGCTAACGACAGCCGGGAGGAAGTCCTGCGCGCCGTACGAGAGTGCCGCCACGAGCACGTCATCGTGAGCCGTGGTAGCCTTGATGAGATCGTCGGCGTCATACGCAAGCAAGATCTGCTTGATCAGGCTCTCGATGGCGAACCACTCGAGCCCCTCGCTGCAGTTCAGCAGCTTTTGGTTCTCCCCGAATCGATTCCCGTGCTTCACGCTATCGAGAGGTTCAAGGCGCAGCCTGCTCGCGTCGGCGTGATCGTCGATGAATATGGAACGCTTCAGGGCATCGTGACGCGGACCGACCTCCTTGAGGCAATTGCGGGCGATCTGCCCGATGTCGGTGAGGACCCTGCGGTGGTTGAGCAACAGGACGGCACGTTCCTCTTAGATGGCAAAGTGGCAGCGGACGAAGTTCTGATTCGCCTCAAGATCGGTCGCAGGCCGGAAGGCGACTTTCACACGCTTGCAGGATTTGCGATTGCTCTACTCGGCAGAATACCCGCCGTTGGCGACCAGTTCGCTTGGGAGGGATGGCGATTCCGGATCGTTGAGTTGGACGGTCCGCGGATTAGCAAGGTTCTTGCATCAAGAGATTCTGATCCACCCTAG
- a CDS encoding calcium-binding protein yields the protein MARFNLNRFFDDGRLDDFLARFTGGTADHDHLNGTTGNNVLYSGAKADSVAGMAGNDTLNAGSGDDKVWGGSGNDKLSGGSGADLLVGGFGADRMDGGSGNDTLLSRSDAGEMVAAQDGTTQIFAEETAAFKAVNDTLTGGAGGDTFRFEGMVNAKDEIVAKHVNADGTIDWVGVTGENGATHDHWVDGFGNDVIRDFNRAQGDKIEISAHTAEVKSIEHKDSNGDGRNDYSVITVISQQGNAGAHDEDLLGTITVYGNLVKQSDIAVTQTVYGAYEKVGELGGAHFDLEDDGVLAGGGTDGGHHNEMTAAANMATYA from the coding sequence ATGGCACGCTTCAATCTCAACAGGTTCTTCGACGACGGCCGGCTCGATGATTTTTTAGCTAGGTTTACGGGTGGCACCGCCGACCACGATCATCTGAACGGCACGACGGGCAACAACGTCTTGTACTCCGGTGCCAAGGCGGATTCGGTCGCCGGCATGGCCGGTAACGATACGCTCAACGCCGGCTCCGGCGACGACAAGGTGTGGGGTGGCTCGGGCAACGACAAGCTTTCAGGCGGCTCCGGTGCTGACCTTCTGGTCGGCGGCTTCGGCGCTGACAGGATGGATGGCGGCTCGGGCAACGACACGTTACTCAGCCGGTCGGACGCCGGCGAGATGGTCGCAGCCCAGGACGGCACGACCCAGATCTTCGCGGAAGAAACCGCGGCATTCAAGGCGGTCAATGACACCCTCACCGGCGGCGCCGGCGGCGACACCTTCCGCTTCGAAGGCATGGTGAACGCCAAGGACGAGATTGTCGCCAAGCACGTCAATGCCGATGGCACCATCGACTGGGTTGGCGTTACCGGCGAGAACGGCGCCACGCATGATCACTGGGTCGACGGCTTCGGCAACGACGTGATCCGCGACTTCAACCGCGCCCAAGGCGACAAGATCGAAATCTCGGCGCATACCGCCGAGGTCAAGTCGATCGAGCACAAGGACAGCAACGGCGACGGCAGGAACGACTACAGCGTGATCACCGTCATCAGCCAGCAAGGCAATGCCGGTGCGCACGACGAAGATCTGCTCGGCACCATCACCGTCTACGGCAACCTGGTGAAGCAAAGCGATATCGCCGTTACCCAAACCGTGTATGGCGCCTACGAGAAGGTCGGCGAACTCGGCGGCGCGCACTTCGATCTGGAAGACGATGGCGTGCTGGCCGGGGGCGGCACCGACGGCGGCCACCACAACGAAATGACGGCGGCTGCCAACATGGCCACCTACGCGTAA
- the ilvD gene encoding dihydroxy-acid dehydratase, with product MDAKTDIKKRLPSRHVTEGPERAPHRSYLYAMGLTTQQIHQPFVGVASCWNEAAPCNISLMRQAQAVKKGVVAAGGTPREFCTITVTDGIAMGHDGMRSSLPSRECIADSVELTVRGHAYDALVGLAGCDKSLPGMMMAMVRLNVPSIFIYGGSILPGNFRGQQVTVQDMFEAVGKHSVGEMSDADLDEIERVACPSAGACGAQFTANTMATVSEAIGLALPYSAGAPAPYEIRDAFCAAAGEKILELIAANIRPRDIVTRRSLENAAAVVAASGGSTNAALHLPAIAHECGIKFDLFDVAEIFKKTPYVADLKPGGRYVAKDMFEVGGIPLLMKTLLDNGHLHGDCITVTGRTIAENLKSVKWNPHQDVVRSADNPITVTGGVVGLKGNLAPEGAIVKVAGMSKLKFAGPARCFDREEDAFESVQKKTYKEGEVIVIRYEGPRGGPGMREMLSTTAALTGQGMGGKVALITDGRFSGATRGFCIGHVGPEAAVGGPIALLQNGDIIEIDAEAGTLNVKLTDAELAERKTKWAPRQTNHTSGALWKYAQQVGPAVDGAVTHPGGAHEKQCYADI from the coding sequence ATGGACGCCAAGACTGACATCAAGAAGAGGTTGCCGAGCCGTCACGTGACGGAGGGGCCGGAGCGTGCCCCTCATCGGTCCTATCTCTACGCGATGGGGCTGACCACCCAGCAGATCCACCAGCCTTTCGTCGGCGTCGCGTCCTGCTGGAATGAAGCCGCGCCCTGCAATATCTCGCTGATGCGCCAGGCGCAGGCGGTCAAGAAGGGCGTCGTGGCTGCCGGCGGCACCCCGCGCGAATTCTGCACCATCACCGTGACCGATGGCATCGCCATGGGCCATGACGGCATGCGCTCGTCCCTGCCATCCAGGGAGTGCATCGCCGACTCGGTCGAACTGACCGTCCGCGGCCATGCCTATGACGCGTTGGTCGGGCTCGCCGGCTGCGACAAGTCGCTGCCGGGCATGATGATGGCGATGGTCCGGCTCAACGTGCCCTCGATCTTCATCTATGGCGGCTCGATTCTGCCGGGCAATTTCCGCGGCCAGCAGGTCACGGTGCAGGACATGTTCGAGGCCGTCGGCAAGCATTCGGTCGGTGAAATGTCGGATGCCGATCTCGACGAAATCGAGCGGGTGGCTTGCCCCTCGGCCGGGGCATGCGGCGCACAATTCACCGCCAACACCATGGCGACCGTGTCAGAGGCGATTGGCCTGGCTTTGCCCTATTCGGCCGGCGCACCGGCACCTTACGAGATTCGCGACGCGTTTTGCGCCGCCGCCGGCGAGAAGATTCTGGAGCTTATCGCAGCCAACATCCGCCCGCGCGACATCGTCACCCGCCGCTCGCTGGAAAACGCCGCCGCCGTGGTTGCCGCCTCCGGCGGGTCGACCAATGCTGCGCTGCACCTGCCAGCGATCGCGCATGAGTGTGGGATAAAATTTGACTTATTCGACGTCGCCGAAATCTTCAAAAAGACTCCTTATGTCGCGGATTTGAAGCCAGGGGGCCGTTATGTTGCCAAAGACATGTTCGAGGTTGGCGGCATTCCGCTTCTGATGAAGACGCTGCTCGACAATGGCCATCTGCACGGAGATTGCATTACCGTCACGGGCCGTACGATCGCCGAAAACCTCAAGAGCGTGAAATGGAATCCGCACCAGGATGTGGTGCGGTCCGCCGACAACCCGATCACCGTCACGGGAGGCGTTGTCGGGTTGAAGGGTAATCTCGCGCCGGAGGGTGCGATCGTGAAGGTCGCGGGCATGTCGAAGTTGAAATTTGCTGGTCCTGCCCGTTGCTTCGATCGCGAGGAAGACGCCTTCGAGTCGGTCCAGAAGAAAACCTACAAGGAAGGTGAGGTCATCGTGATCCGCTACGAGGGTCCGCGCGGCGGCCCCGGCATGCGGGAGATGCTCTCGACCACGGCGGCGCTGACCGGGCAGGGGATGGGCGGCAAGGTCGCCCTGATCACCGACGGCCGGTTCTCGGGCGCCACCCGCGGGTTCTGCATCGGCCATGTTGGGCCGGAGGCGGCCGTGGGCGGTCCGATCGCCCTGTTGCAAAATGGTGACATTATCGAGATCGACGCCGAGGCCGGCACTCTTAACGTAAAATTGACCGACGCCGAACTCGCCGAACGTAAAACCAAATGGGCACCTCGACAGACTAACCATACGTCGGGTGCGCTGTGGAAATATGCCCAACAGGTTGGGCCGGCGGTGGACGGGGCTGTGACCCATCCTGGCGGTGCGCACGAGAAACAGTGTTATGCGGACATCTAG